In a single window of the Populus alba chromosome 16, ASM523922v2, whole genome shotgun sequence genome:
- the LOC118052316 gene encoding uncharacterized protein, with protein MSADFNVICGLYVAEAASQKDTSVDCNGDKNDDGPVNAGADQVGELKGDGVESESKTGVRDDQENIQAAEEEREEKLVEILEDPDVEGNKQELINHDELSDAVAEAQEYQSTSVDVAESEQNRSSNDEEESKFNLSIDVKGHGDSQAVVIDGVHNYLGLDLDQQSDPVELNNTDDVAESEPNRSRNDDKIEESKLGSKDSQTVVSKGLHNSLDLYRDNKLKELTNGDDFTESKPKPSSNDGEKVGLEEKSKVDSAIQLEEDKFSQPVVINCVHNNLDLNLEKEPSELINEVPLKDSGEASGDALEQNSETAPVVADEILEAESDGGLLSDGNRDGLSGGLAQDSVPETQVVDSLVDAKQNLSESSCENVELGATSDAETGKSFPTASDNGALGDATNHILKDAVQSEVLAANGLDIHEKGLLVNLESASQTVLVNDFVHASQMTPEHNHALEISMGVSSDDVASVKSCESLPISPSNDDMVEKLAVGIDDSLSVEDTKLRDITRTETEVDNLHVNDSGITEVDAKVEAGVDNGPANDVKPHIGTVSPSIEPEEKIEIVAAEVGKGALKVDVVAEVRKGDFYVTKFPRYDENNKEKVKHDKFQVEKSSKSRDAIQPQIQMKKFGDQKNQTAKTKGQAKPAASENGSLTVGGRCWIEEPRQDENKRIKAEEEVARKARQDENKRIKAEEKLARKAEELREEKEAAMLKEQRRLEENAKAKEAMERKKRMADRAQARAALRAQREAEQKEKEREKKARKKERKKAAVEDTKDSDEIESSPSSETPIEMEESERTEKPVTKRPQKPSEFAKQTKYKSMPLPLRNRGKRKRQTWMWALLSLLAVIALFLVGNSGFFHVVLQRSGI; from the exons ATGTCAGCAGATTTTAACGTGATATGTGGATTGTATGTGGCTGAAGCAGCTAGTCAGAAGGATACCAGTGTTGATTGTAATGGTGACAAGAACGATGATGGTCCTGTCAATGCTGGAGCTGATCAGGTTGGGGAATTGAAGGGTGATGGGGTGGAATCTGAGTCCAAAACCGGTGTCCGTGATGATCAAGAAAATATTCAG GCTGCGGAGGAGGAGAGGGAAGAAAAGCTGGTGGAAATCTTGGAAGATCCAGACGTAGAAGGGAACAAACAGGAGTTAATTAATCACGATGAACTCTCAGATGCAG TGGCAGAAGCTCAGGAATACCAATCCACTAGTGTGGATGTTGCTGAGTCTGAGCAAAATCGATCAAGTAATGATGAGGAGGAAAGCAAATTTAATTTGTCCATTGACGTAAAAGGGCATGGAGATTCTCAGGCCGTAGTTATCGATGGTGTTCATAATTATTTGGGTTTGGATCTGGATCAGCAGAGTGACCCGGTGGAATTGAACAATACTGATGATGTTGCAGAATCCGAGCCCAATCGGTCTAGGAATGATGATAAGATTGAGGAAAGCAAATTAGGTTCGAAAGATTCTCAGACTGTAGTTAGCAAGGGTCTTCATAATAGTTTGGACTTGTATCGGGACAATAAACTCAAGGAATTGACGAATGGTGATGATTTTACTGAATCCAAACCAAAACCATCTAGCAATGATGGGGAGAAAGTAGGGTTAGAGGAGAAAAGCAAAGTGGACTCAGCCATCCAATTAGAAGAAGACAAATTCTCTCAGCCTGTTGTTATCAATTGTGTTCATAATAATTTGGATTTGAACCTGGAGAAGGAACCGTCTGAATTGATCAATGAAGTTCCCCTGAAAGATTCTGGTGAGGCATCTGGGGATGCTCTTGAGCAGAATTCGGAAACAGCCCCAGTTGTGGCTGATGAAATACTGGAAGCAGAATCTGATGGAGGTCTTTTATCCGATGGAAATAGAGATGGCTTATCTGGTGGTCTTGCTCAAGATAGTGTTCCAGAAACACAGGTTGTTGATAGCCTGGTTGATGCCAAACAAAATTTGTCTGAGAGCTCTTGTGAAAATGTTGAACTCGGAGCAACTTCTGATGCTGAAACTGGTAAGAGTTTTCCAACCGCTAGTGATAATGGTGCATTAGGAGACGCAACAAATCACATCCTCAAGGATGCTGTGCAATCAGAAGTGCTGGCTGCCAATGGCCTTGATATTCATGAAAAAGGCTTGCTTGTCAACCTAGAAAGTGCTTCCCAAACTGTTCTTGTAAATGACTTTGTTCATGCCAGTCAAATGACACCTGAGCATAATCATGCCTTGGAAATCAGCATGGGAGTGTCCTCCGATGATGTTGCATCAGTTAAAAGTTGTGAAAGCCTCCCAATTTCTCCTAGCAATGATGATATGGTGGAAAAACTAGCTGTCGGAATTGATGATTCTCTATCAGTGGAAGATACAAAGTTACGTGATATTACGAGAACAGAGACGGAGGTTGATAACTTACATGTTAATGATAGTGGAATCACTGAAGTTGATGCAAAAGTAGAAGCTGGAGTTGATAATGGCCCTGCTAATGATGTGAAGCCACATATCGGGACTGTTTCTCCTTCCATTGAACCTGAAGAGAAAATAGAGATTGTTGCTGCAGAGGTGGGGAAAGGAGCTTTGAAAGTAGATGTTGTTGCTGAGGTGAGGAAAGGAGATTTCTATGTCACCAAGTTTCCaagatatgatgaaaataacaaagaaaaggtaaaacatGATAAATTTCAAGTTGAGAAGAGTAGTAAAAGTCGGGATGCTATTCAACCTCAAATCCAAATGAAAAAGTTCGGGGACCAAAAGAATCAGACCGCTAAAACTAAAGGGCAAGCAAAACCTGCTGCTTCGGAGAATGGTTCACTAACTGTTGGTGGAAGGTGTTGGATTGAAGAGCCAAGACAAGATGAGAATAAGCGGATTAAGGCGGAAGAAGAGGTGGCTAGGAAGGCAAGACAAGATGAGAATAAGCGGATTAAGGCGGAAGAAAAGTTGGCTAGGAAGGCAGAGGAATTGAGGGAGGAAAAGGAAGCAGCCATGTTAAAGGAGCAACGGAGATTGGAGGAGAATGCTAAAGCTAAAGAGGCAATGGAGAGGAAGAAACGAATGGCAGACAGGGCTCAAGCCAGGGCTGCACTAAGAGCACAGAGGGAAGCTGAGCAGAAAGAGAAG GAAAGGGAGAAGAAGGCAAGgaagaaggaaaggaagaagGCAGCAGTAGAGGATACTAAAGATTCCGATGAGATTGAATCTTCTCCTAGTTCTGAAACTCCTATTGAAATGGAGGAGTCTGAAAGAACCGAAAAGCCTGTGACGAAGAGGCCTCAAAAGCCATCGGAGTTTGCAAAGCAGACCAAGTATAAATCAATGCCTCTGCCGCTTCGCAACAGGGGTAAGAGAAAGAGGCAGACATGGATGTGGGCCCTTCTCTCACTGCTTGCTGTTATCGCCTTGTTCTTGGTGGGGAACAGCGGCTTCTTTCATGTTGTGCTGCAAAGGTCTGGCATCTAA
- the LOC118051287 gene encoding uncharacterized protein gives MEVEHFSHPDHPLILINQVLEYSCELVICSGCEGPIWGPCYSCTSCYFFLHKTCAELPREIKRRIHRRHPLHLLAKPPSHYRQCVCDRCGKTCNSFVYHCSLCTFDLDIKCAFQPGFLEVDSQAHQVAHKDHPLILNEEQEYHGEGVMCSVCKEPMSGPSYSCPSCNVFLHKKCAELPPEIKRHIHPEHPLRLLPNHHMICRFCKETCYESFAYCCFVCEFNLHIKCAFPPCVYAADQDQGHQFRSLLNPLSLKSISFTCNACGTDGDDSPFMCTLCQLLVHEECISLPGTLKTALHHHPRIIHTYQRQQCIESINKYCGICRREVDSKYGVYYCPDCDFVAHVNCSIEYGDSATEIIEKNEEEQSVAVDDQFMEPSFRVVCEIKHGEERIIEEIEHFSHQHNLILNDKVCRTPKKSDARHRLAIFLILFFA, from the coding sequence ATGGAGGTTGAACATTTTAGCCACCCAGATCATCCATTGATCCTCATTAATCAAGTTCTCGAATATAGTTGTGAACTGGTTATTTGCTCTGGATGCGAGGGACCAATATGGGGTCCTTGCTACAGTTGCACCTCTTGCTACTTCTTTCTTCATAAGACATGCGCCGAGCTGCCCCGTGAGATCAAGCGGCGCATTCATCGTAGACACCCTCTCCATCTACTGGCAAAGCCACCATCTCATTACAGACAATGCGTTTGTGATCGGTGCGGCAAAACTTGCAACAGTTTTGTTTACCACTGTTCTCTCTGTACGTTTGATCTTGATATCAAATGTGCTTTTCAACCGGGTTTTTTGGAAGTTGATAGTCAGGCACATCAAGTTGCCCACAAGGATCATCCATTGATTTTGAATGAAGAGCAAGAATATCATGGTGAAGGAGTTATGTGCTCTGTGTGCAAGGAACCAATGTCTGGTCCTAGCTATAGTTGCCCTTCTTGCAACGTCTTTCTTCACAAGAAGTGTGCTGAGCTACCCCCAGAGATCAAGAGGCACATTCATCCAGAACACCCTCTTCGTCTACTGCCAAATCATCACATGATCTGTCGTTTTTGCAAAGAAACTTGCTATGAGAGTTTTGCTTACTGCTGTTTTGTGTGCGAATTCAACCTCCATATCAAATGTGCTTTTCCACCTTGCGTTTATGCAGCTGATCAGGATCAGGGCCATCAATTTAGAAGCCTGCTGAATCCACTTTCATTAAAATCAATCTCCTTCACGTGCAATGCATGCGGCACAGATGGAGATGACTCCCCTTTCATGTGCACCTTGTGCCAACTCTTGGTCCACGAAGAATGCATTTCATTGCCAGGCACCCTCAAAACAGCACTGCATCATCATCCCCGAATCATCCACACCTATCAACGTCAACAATGCATCGAATCTATAAACAAGTACTGTGGAATTTGCCGTCGGGAAGTTGACTCAAAATACGGAGTTTACTATTGCCCAGACTGTGACTTCGTTGCACACGTGAATTGTAGTATAGAATATGGCGATTCTGCAACAGAGATTATAGAAAAAAACGAAGAAGAGCAAAGTGTGGCTGTTGATGATCAATTTATGGAACCTAGCTTTCGCGTTGTCTGTGAGATCAAGCATGGAGAGGAGAGAATAATTGAAGAGATCGAGCATTTCAGTCATCAACAT
- the LOC118052300 gene encoding protein EMSY-LIKE 2 isoform X1 has product MEYEVSDSSDTDDDIPPSDQNRVVRAVRISGSGQSAVISATYSRVQADMEAQIHHLEQEAYRAVLRAFKAQSDQLSWDKEGLITELRKELRVSDDEHREILTLVNRDDIIQQIREWREAGGQRAPRFNASQSVHDVFPSPTVSASRKKQKTFLMYPTGPPRNQHFTNHGSTYDDKEIGKEVWTRWPEDNNFYKAVITRYNPTEGRHALVYDMNSENETWEWVDLNDMAPEDIRWEGDDPGISRGGPRRMIKKSMSHGGFISSSVRRRASTNDQSKRELLLTQNGIARKLSDNIELLNTESLVKEVEMVFGVSYPDPLDLEKAKRMLKEHEQALVDAIARLADASDGESDGDPRFLQGQAMEQE; this is encoded by the exons ATGGAATATGAAGTTTCAGACAGTAGTg ATACTGATGATGATATCCCGCCATCAGATCAAAATAGAGTTGTAAGAGCAGTAAGAATTTCAGGAAGTGGACAATCTGCTGTAATTTCTGCAACATATTCTAGAGTGCAAGCTGACATGGAGGCCCAAATTCATCACCTTGAACAAGAAGCTTATAGGGCTGTACTTCGTGCTTTTAAGGCTCAATCTGATCAACTTAGTTGG GATAAGGAGGGTTTAATTACAGAACTTAGGAAAGAGCTCAGGGTATCAGATGATGAACACAGAGAGatcttaacattggttaataGAGATGATATCATTCAACAGATAAG GGAGTGGAGAGAGGCAGGTGGCCAGCGAGCTCCCAGGTTCAATGCATCTCAGTCTGTTCATGATGTTTTTCCTAGTCCCACTGTTTCAGCATCCCGTAAAAAACAGAAGACATTCCTAATG TATCCGACAGGTCCTCCCAGAAATCAGCATTTCACCAACCATGGTTCCACCTATGATGACAAAGAAATTGGAAAAGAAGTGTGGACAAGATGGCCTGAGGACAACAACTTCTATAAGGCTGTCATAACTCGCTATAACCCTACCGAG GGCAGGCATGCTCTGGTCTATGATATGAATTCAGAAAATGAGACGTGGGAATGGGTTGATCTCAATGAT ATGGCTCCAGAGGACATTCGTTGGGAAGGTGATGATCCTGGAATTTCTCGCGGGGGGCCAAGGcgcatgataaaaaaatctatgagCCATGGAGGTTTTATTTCAAGTTCTGTAAGAAGGAGGGCATCCACTAATGATCAATCAAAAAGAGAATTGCTTCTAACACAGAATGGTATTGCAAGGAAACTTTCTGACAACATCGAATTGCTCAACACAGAGTCCCTAGTTAAGGAG GTGGAGATGGTTTTTGGTGTCAGTTATCCTGATCCTCTTGACCTTGAGAAGGCAAAAAGGATGTTAAAA GAGCATGAACAAGCACTTGTTGATGCAATTGCAAGGCTTGCAGATGCATCTGATGGAGAAAGTG ATGGCGACCCAAGATTCTTGCAGGGGCAAGCAATGGAGCAGGAATGA
- the LOC118052328 gene encoding uncharacterized protein has product MEVEHFSHPDHPLILINQVLEYSGELVICSGCEGPIWGPCYSCTSCYFFLHKKCAELPREIKRRIHRRHPLHLLAKSPYKGNYRCSRCDKFFNYFVYHCSFCEFDLDIKCAFQPGFLEVDSQAHQFSHKDHPLILNEEQEYHGEGVVCSVCKEPMSGPSYSCISCNFFLHKKCAELPPEIKRHIHPEHPLRLLPNHHMICCFCKETCYESFVYCCIVCEFNLHIKCAFPPCVYAADQDQGHQFRSLLNPRSLKSISFTCNACGTDGDDSPFGCTMCQLVVHEECISLPGTLKTALHHHPRIIHTYQLQQCIESIKKYCGICRREVDTEYGVYYCPDCDFVAHVNCSIEYGDSAIEIVEENEEEQSVTVYDQFMKPSFRVVREIKHGEERIIEEIEHFSHQHNLIFNDKVDDDLKCDGCMLPISTPFYSCASCNFFLDKTCSIELLRRKKWQYHENELVLLWSRGPHDLVYCDVCSQYFRGLSYKCKVCRLWIDVRCFKSLKDSFKHGGHEHLLNLPVDRKSILRCRIGGYGLPPLLVDDREIIPHCSGCCVSEESKVFLKCAVCDFKLGMKCATLPYKARHEYDDHPLSLTYINENDYQPSCIICEKDRDPKLWFYRCEECDFDAHPECALGKYPYVKPGGVRTYPKHPHPLALVDKTGDYRPQACDSCGEPCDDLALECTDPNCSFIVHKERWQCLKSLKG; this is encoded by the coding sequence ATGGAGGTTGAACATTTTAGCCACCCAGATCATCCATTGATCCTCATTAATCAAGTTCTCGAATATAGTGGTGAATTAGTTATTTGCTCTGGATGCGAGGGACCAATATGGGGTCCTTGCTACAGTTGCACCTCTTGCTACTTCTTTCTTCATAAGAAATGCGCCGAGCTGCCCCGTGAGATCAAGCGGCGCATTCATCGTAGACATCCTCTCCATCTACTGGCAAAGTCACCATATAAAGGAAATTACCGTTGTAGTCGGTGCGAcaaattttttaactattttgttTACCATTGCTCTTTCTGTGAATTTGATCTTGATATCAAATGTGCTTTTCAACCGGGTTTTTTGGAAGTTGATAGTCAGGCACATCAATTTTCCCACAAGGATCATCCATTGATTTTGAATGAAGAGCAAGAATATCATGGTGAAGGAGTTGTGTGCTCTGTGTGCAAGGAACCAATGTCTGGTCCTAGCTATAGTtgcatttcttgcaacttctttCTTCACAAGAAATGTGCTGAGCTGCCCCCCGAGATCAAGAGGCACATTCATCCAGAGCACCCTCTTCGTCTACTGCCAAATCATCACATGATCTGTTGTTTTTGCAAAGAAACTTGCTATGAGAGTTTTGTTTATTGCTGTATTGTGTGCGAATTCAACCTCCATATCAAATGTGCTTTTCCACCGTGCGTTTATGCAGCTGATCAGGATCAGGGGCATCAATTTAGAAGCCTGCTGAATCCACGTTCATTAAAATCAATCTCCTTCACTTGCAATGCATGCGGCACAGATGGAGATGACTCCCCATTCGGGTGCACCATGTGCCAACTCGTGGTCCACGAAGAATGCATTTCATTGCCAGGCACCCTTAAAACGGCACTGCACCATCATCCACGAATCATCCACACATATCAACTTCAACAATGCATCGAATCTATAAAGAAGTACTGTGGAATTTGCCGTCGGGAAGTTGACACAGAATATGGAGTTTACTATTGCCCAGACTGTGACTTCGTTGCACACGTGAATTGTAGTATAGAATATGGCGATTCTGCAATAGAGATCGTAGAAGAAAACGAAGAAGAGCAAAGTGTGACTGTTTATGATCAATTCATGAAACCTAGCTTTCGCGTTGTCCGTGAGATCAAGCATGGAGAGGAGAGAATAATTGAAGAGATCGAGCATTTCAGTCATCAACATAACCTAATCTTTAATGACAAGGTTGATGATGATTTAAAGTGTGATGGGTGCATGTTACCAATCTCAACTCCATTTTACAGTTGTGCCAGTTGTAACTTCTTTCTTGACAAAACCTGCAGCATAGAATTACTCAGGCGAAAAAAGTGGCAATATCACGAAAACGAACTGGTTCTTTTATGGAGCCGAGGGCCACATGATCTGGTCTACTGTGATGTGTGTAGTCAATATTTTCGTGGGCTCAGTTACAAATGTAAAGTATGTAGACTCTGGATTGATGTCCGATGCTTCAAATCATTGAAAGATTCTTTTAAACATGGAGGTCATGAGCATCTCCTTAATCTTCCAGTGGACAGAAAGAGTATTCTCCGTTGCCGTATTGGAGGTTACGGGCTTCCCCCTTTGCTTGTAGATGATAGAGAGATTATTCCCCATTGCAGTGGCTGTTGTGTCAGTGAAGAATCgaaggtatttttaaaatgtgcgGTTTGCGATTTCAAGCTGGGTATGAAATGTGCTACACTGCCATACAAAGCAAGACACGAGTATGATGACCATCCTCTCTCCCTCACCTACATTAATGAAAATGACTACCAGCCTTCCTGCATAATTTGTGAAAAAGATAGAGACCCGAAGCTCTGGTTCTACCGTTGTGAGGAATGCGACTTCGATGCTCATCCAGAATGTGCTCTCGGGAAATACCCATATGTCAAGCCAGGGGGCGTTCGCACATATCCTAAACACCCTCACCCTCTTGCTTTGGTAGACAAGACAGGAGATTATCGTCCGCAGGCATGCGATTCTTGTGGGGAGCCTTGCGATGACTTGGCCCTTGAATGTACTGATCCTAACTGCAGTTTTATCGTCCACAAGGAAAGATGGCAATGCTTGAAGTCATTAAAAGGGTAA
- the LOC140954676 gene encoding uncharacterized protein produces the protein MIKDVWSTPEFQRRSESARRNRLSQTDGKISTHSGGTVSFASYRANMQEEAGGKEPPWDDVFSALHQSTKQSGSFVDNKSKKVVENYKMEMISKYGTDRENHPSFDGAAWCAASGGVTKGRVYGAPRMPKSIVSPSSSSHSYSVESSYPSSSYRALQEEIKKKDDLIFAMKRQMDSMQEYLVNNLGYHGGTSNIDQGMPSPLTPSIPPHMAPQIMTSMGPTSQPIYRPTPRPLYPDQQYHGSSSQPEP, from the exons ATGATCAAAGATGTTTGGTCCACCCCTGAATTTCAAAGGAGGTCTGAATCTGCTAGGAGGAATCGATTATCCCAAACAGATGGCAAAATAAGCACTCATTCTGGAGGAACGGTGTCATTTGCATCATATCGAGCTAACATg CAAGAGGAAGCTGGTGGAAAAGAACCTCCATGGGATGATGTCTTTTCAGCTTTGCATCAAAGTACCAAGCAGTCTGGTAGCTTCGTCGATAACAAGTCAAAAAAAGTGgtt gaaaattataaaatggagATGATTTCAAAGTATGGAACTGATcgggaaaatcatccttcattTGATGGAGCAGCTTGGTGTGCGGCTTCAGGAGGAGTTACAAAGGGTAGGGTATATGGTGCACCTCGTATGCCAAAATCTATAGTTAGTCCAAGCTCTTCATCACATTCCTACTCGGTGGAGTCATCATATCCCAGTTCATCATATCGAGCATTGCAAgaggagataaagaaaaaagatgatttgatttttgcaATGAAACGGCAGATGGATTCCATGCAAGAATATCTTGTGAACAATCTTGGATATCATGGCGGGACATCAAATATTGATCAAGGTATGCCATCACCTTTGACTCCATCAATACCGCCACATATGGCTCCTCAAATAATGACATCTATGGGTCCCACATCTCAACCAATTTATCGACCTACACCTCGACCTTTATATCCTGATCAACAATATCATGGTTCGTCTTCGCAACCAGAACCATAA
- the LOC118052300 gene encoding protein EMSY-LIKE 1 isoform X2: protein MEYEVSDSSDTDDDIPPSDQNRVVRAVRISGSGQSAVISATYSRVQADMEAQIHHLEQEAYRAVLRAFKAQSDQLSWDKEGLITELRKELRVSDDEHREILTLVNRDDIIQQIREWREAGGQRAPRFNASQSVHDVFPSPTVSASRKKQKTFLMYPTGPPRNQHFTNHGSTYDDKEIGKEVWTRWPEDNNFYKAVITRYNPTEMAPEDIRWEGDDPGISRGGPRRMIKKSMSHGGFISSSVRRRASTNDQSKRELLLTQNGIARKLSDNIELLNTESLVKEVEMVFGVSYPDPLDLEKAKRMLKEHEQALVDAIARLADASDGESDGDPRFLQGQAMEQE, encoded by the exons ATGGAATATGAAGTTTCAGACAGTAGTg ATACTGATGATGATATCCCGCCATCAGATCAAAATAGAGTTGTAAGAGCAGTAAGAATTTCAGGAAGTGGACAATCTGCTGTAATTTCTGCAACATATTCTAGAGTGCAAGCTGACATGGAGGCCCAAATTCATCACCTTGAACAAGAAGCTTATAGGGCTGTACTTCGTGCTTTTAAGGCTCAATCTGATCAACTTAGTTGG GATAAGGAGGGTTTAATTACAGAACTTAGGAAAGAGCTCAGGGTATCAGATGATGAACACAGAGAGatcttaacattggttaataGAGATGATATCATTCAACAGATAAG GGAGTGGAGAGAGGCAGGTGGCCAGCGAGCTCCCAGGTTCAATGCATCTCAGTCTGTTCATGATGTTTTTCCTAGTCCCACTGTTTCAGCATCCCGTAAAAAACAGAAGACATTCCTAATG TATCCGACAGGTCCTCCCAGAAATCAGCATTTCACCAACCATGGTTCCACCTATGATGACAAAGAAATTGGAAAAGAAGTGTGGACAAGATGGCCTGAGGACAACAACTTCTATAAGGCTGTCATAACTCGCTATAACCCTACCGAG ATGGCTCCAGAGGACATTCGTTGGGAAGGTGATGATCCTGGAATTTCTCGCGGGGGGCCAAGGcgcatgataaaaaaatctatgagCCATGGAGGTTTTATTTCAAGTTCTGTAAGAAGGAGGGCATCCACTAATGATCAATCAAAAAGAGAATTGCTTCTAACACAGAATGGTATTGCAAGGAAACTTTCTGACAACATCGAATTGCTCAACACAGAGTCCCTAGTTAAGGAG GTGGAGATGGTTTTTGGTGTCAGTTATCCTGATCCTCTTGACCTTGAGAAGGCAAAAAGGATGTTAAAA GAGCATGAACAAGCACTTGTTGATGCAATTGCAAGGCTTGCAGATGCATCTGATGGAGAAAGTG ATGGCGACCCAAGATTCTTGCAGGGGCAAGCAATGGAGCAGGAATGA
- the LOC118051276 gene encoding uncharacterized protein, protein MEVEHFSHPDHPLILINQVLEYSCELVICSGCEGPIWGLCYSCTSCYFFLHMKCAALPREIKRRIHRRHPLHLLAKPPYKGQYGCDRCNKTNFNSFVYHCSFCKFDLDIKCAFQPAFLEVDNQAHQFAHKDHPLILNEEQEYHGEGVVCSVCKEPISGPSYGCVSCNFFLHKKCAELPPEINRHLHPEHPLRLLPNHDTMCDFCNETCYESFIYCCFVCEFNLHIKCAFPPCVYEADQDQGHQFSRLMNPHSLKSISFTCNACGTDGDDSPFGCTMCQLVVHEECISLPDTLKTALHHHPRTIHTYQLQQGIESINKYCGICRREVDTEYGVYYCPDCDFVAHVNCSIEYGDSATRIVEENEKE, encoded by the coding sequence ATGGAGGTTGAACATTTTAGCCACCCAGATCATCCATTGATCCTCATTAATCAAGTTCTCGAATATAGTTGTGAACTAGTTATTTGCTCTGGATGCGAGGGACCTATATGGGGTCTTTGCTACAGTTGCACCTCTTGCTACttctttcttcatatgaaatgCGCCGCGCTGCCCCGTGAGATCAAGCGGCGCATTCATCGTAGACATCCTCTCCATCTACTGGCAAAGCCACCATATAAAGGACAATACGGTTGTGATCGGTGCAACAAAACTAATTTCAACAGTTTTGTTTACCATTGTTCTTTCTGTAAGTTTGATCTTGATATCAAATGTGCTTTTCAACCGGCTTTTTTGGAAGTTGATAATCAGGCACATCAATTTGCTCACAAGGATCATCCATTGATTTTGAATGAAGAGCAAGAATATCATGGTGAAGGAGTTGTGTGCTCTGTTTGCAAGGAACCAATTTCGGGTCCTAGCTATGGTtgcgtttcttgcaacttctttCTTCACAAGAAGTGTGCTGAGCTACCCCCAGAGATCAATCGGCACTTGCATCCAGAACACCCTCTTCGTCTACTGCCAAATCATGATACGATGTGTGATTTTTGCAACGAAACTTGCTATGAGAGTTTCATTTACTGCTGTTTTGTGTGCGAATTCAACCTCCATATCAAATGTGCTTTTCCACCGTGCGTTTATGAAGCTGATCAGGATCAGGGGCATCAATTTAGTCGCCTAATGAATCCACATTCACTAAAATCAATCTCCTTCACTTGCAATGCATGCGGCACAGACGGAGATGATTCCCCATTCGGGTGCACCATGTGCCAACTCGTGGTCCACGAAGAATGCATTTCATTGCCAGACACCCTTAAAACAGCACTACACCATCATCCCCGAACCATCCACACCTATCAACTTCAACAAGGCATCGAATCTATAAACAAGTACTGTGGAATTTGCCGTCGGGAAGTTGACACAGAATACGGAGTTTACTATTGCCCAGACTGTGACTTCGTTGCACACGTGAATTGTAGTATAGAATATGGCGATTCTGCAACAAGGATTGTagaagaaaacgaaaaagaGTAA